The Geminocystis sp. NIES-3708 genomic sequence TAAAGATATTTCATTTACACCTAAATCATCATCCTCGATAACAATCTCAGCTAACTGTATGCCATCCCTTACCAGTATATTATTATTAAGTTCAGTAATTGCATTAGCTAAAAAAACCGCAGTAGGAGAAGTGTTAAAAGCGATAATAGTGTCATTTAACAGTTGTTTGACGATCAATGAACCATTACTATAATCACCTTCGAGGATAATATTTGCATCCGTTTCGCCGTCATTATTGACATCAATTTGTAAAGTATTTTCGTTGAAGGTTAGCTGTTGAGACGTAAACTGGGTATTTTTGACTAAGATAACATCATCAGAATGAAACTGACTTAAAGAATCTCCGTTTAACTGGGTTAAATTACCTTGAATAATATTAGCACTATCCGAAGTTAGTTCATATACATCAGGAACACTGCTACCCTGAAAAGTATTATCGTCTTCATTATCTTTAAATAAAGTGCCAATATCAGCTCCCGCAGGTAACACCAGATTTTCTTCTGGAATTACCACATTTAAAGGAATTTCAAGACTAGCAGATTCCCCTGCTTCATCGGTGGCAGTAACTTTAATCGTTATATTATCAAGATTAATCGCTTTAGGAGTGCCACTAAAACTCAGAGTAAAAGGAAAGGATCAAATACCAACCAAGAAGGGAGATTTGTACCATCAGGTAAAGTGGTAGTATAGGTTAAATCATCTCCTTCACTAATATTTTCATCGATAAATGTACCATCTGGGATTTCTAAAACAAATAAGTCATTAACCTCTACTTCTTGAGCCGAAATAGAATTAAAAACTAAAGGTGAATTATTAGGATTAACAGTTACGGTAATTTCATCATCCAAAAGTAGAAGTATATTTTCTGGATTACCCAGTTGAATATCAAAGGTTTTTCCATCTTGCCATGTATCAAAATTAAGTAATTCCACGGGAATTTGTTTTTCTGTTTCACCGGGTAAAAAAGTGAGAATTCCACTAGAAGCAACATAATCTTTTCCTTCTATCGCCGTATTATCTGCGGTGTTATATTCTAAAGAAATTACTTGATCACTAGGTTGAGAGATACGAATACTAACTTCTACCTTGGAATTATCATTAAAAGTTGTGTTTGCTTCTCCATTTCCCAATAGCTCATCAGAAAAAGTTTGAAGGGAGAAAAAAGGAATTATTTTCTTAAATATGGTTATTGTTTGATCGGTAATAAAATTAATAGAATTAATAGTAGTGTTGCCAATATCTGTCACTATATCCGTTACCTTATTCCACGCATCTGTCGTAAAATTTTTAGTGGAATCCCAAGCGTCTGTTGTCCAATTACTAACTTTCTTCCAAGTGTCCCCAGTCCATAAAGATACACTTTTCCACCCATCAATACTCCAATCGCTAATAGCGTTAAAAGCAGAACTACCACCATTAATTAGGGCATTGAAAATGTTATCATTAATAAAAGACAGTGCCTTGATAACGGCATTAATTCCTATACCAGCACCAGTACGCAGAGATTCCGCACCAGCACGACTACCCAAACTCTTAGCAATAGTCGGACCTACTGCTGGAATATACGCCATAGCTATGCGCACGAGGATATGATCTATATTAGAATTATAATTAAAATTCGGAGAATTTAAGGAAGAAAAAGATTGTTGCCGTAAAACTCCATCAGAAGGTTTTTGTTTACTACCAATTGATGATGCTAAGAGAGGATTAGTATGAGGGCCTATAATAAAACCCGGTCTGACTGTATATTGAAATAGTTGAAAATCACCATTAATATAGTTTAATCCCGCTAAACTGACAACATCTGTAGCTGTGACGTAGTGAGTAACACCATTTTTGACATTCTCAGGTTTAAAGGAATTAGAGCCATAATTTTTTCCATCAATATTAACAGATGGAGAGATACCCGGAGCATTAAAAGTAACAACTTCAGCCAAAGGAAATCTGTTAATACTGGTAGAATAAGATGCAATCCACTGAGATAATGCACCTCCTAAACTATGACCTGTAATATAAGGGGTAGTGGTAATAACTTGACTTTTAGCGTTGAGCCAATCGGCAACAGAATCTTTATTAGAGTTAAATTGGTTAAATCCTACTCCTCTGGGATTAGTATCATCTAAGAAATCTAATGAGTTTGCTGATCCTTTTATGGCTAAAATAGATGGCTCATTTGGTGCAGTTAATCCGACGGCGAAAAATCCAGTATTTTTATCATCCCAAATTTTATCAACTTTATAGGGAATTTTGTTGACATTATAAACAGAATTTTGTAATTCTAATTCATTCTTTGATGTGTCTGACCAATTTCTATAAGCGTAATCTTTTGCTAAAACCTCTAAAAAAGCATGATTTAATCTCACTGATGACGCTCCTAATTGAACAATTACTAAAGGATTTTCCTGAATATCGTTAACATTTGTAAAAGATTCTGAAGCCATAGCATCAAATTCTGAAATAAAATCTTCAGTATCGGAAATATTTGCAATATCCCAAGATAAAGAATTAGCATCAGAAAATTGTTCAGAATTAAATGGTTGCTCTATGATATTTGTTGGTGAATCTAAATCAAAAACCTTTAAAACTGTCATCTCAACATTTTTGTGATCGTAAAGAAAAGTGCTGTTTATAATCTCCATCAAAATCAGCACTACAATTGATCATAAATTAAAAACGTAAGATTCCATATAAATTTATTAATAAAAATTCACTAAATAAAAATAGAGACAAATTTTACCAAGGATTACCAATCATCGTAAATGGTGCCCAATAAAAAGGATGAGAAAAATCTTCTTTTTGTCGAGAGTTTTCGGGCAACCCATCTAATGATACTTCTAGTTCAGGAGTAATAATCTCATTACCATCTTCAGTTTTATAAATTTTACCTTTAAGCATATTTAACTGTGCTTGTCGTAAAGATTCTGCTTTAGTTGATTGAGTTTTTAGTTGTCCATAAAAATCAGTCATTAATGCTAAAGTACCAGTATCACTGACTTGCCAAACACTACCCATGGCTGTTTTTACTCCTGCTTTCACTGCTAAACCAGCAAATCCTAATTCTGCAATATTATTTCCAAAAGCGGTTTCACAGGCACTTAAAACCATTAATTCCACTAAAGGGCTATTTAAACCTAAACTATTAATGTCATTTAATGGTAAACGAGAATTATATAGTTGAATAAAACTATTAGTAGTTTCATTGGCATTAAATTCACCATGAGTGCCAAAATGCACGATCCCAAAAGGTTTACTAGCCAAATTTTGTTTAATTTCTTCTAAAGTAAAGTTATTATTCAAATATCTTTGATAATCTTCCGTTGCCTGTTCATTCCAAACTTTTTTAATAGTAGGCACTTCCACACTAACACCGGGCAAAGGATTAATTTGATTATCAGCAAATTGTGATGCTCCCATAGCTAAAAGACTTAAATCCTTGATTGGACGATAACGATTATCATTCAGATTTAAACTTGGTGCTAAACCACTACTATATTTTTCCACTAAAAACTCTTGACTATTACCATCATATAAGGCGGCAACGGGAATAAAACGAATTTCCGAGGGCAAAATAAATAATAAATTACTGATTTTTTCTTCTTTTAATCTATCTTCAATAGGTGCAATTAACCAACTATATAACTCAGTAGCATAAGGTTTATAATCACCGTTTAAAGCAAAATTATCTGATGCTGTTGACCATAAATTAGTAGCAGACTCAACTATTTGTTGACGAGTAATTGGTACAACAATTCTGAGAGGCTGTCCTTTTTTTGTGACAATCAACAAATCTAGTTGATCTTCTTGAGATGGTTTAAGCTCAATACTAGGTTTAAGATTAGGTTTATTAATATTAATTTTTCTGTACTCCTGAGTATTTCCTATTTCTCGACGGGCAAATTCTTCTTCTAAATCAGAAGGTTGATACCCTTTAGGAGTAAAGTTAACATAAATAAATGCTGGTTTTTCCCCTGTTTCTTTTTCAATAGTAGTTAAAATTTCTTGTGCCTGATCTATGCGATAAATAGGTGTTGTTTCATTAGAATTATTTATACGAGAAGAAGAAATATCATCAGCTCGGATCACTGCATTATCGGGATTACTTACTAATAAACGTTTCTGAGAATCTGAATCAGATTGATTATTTGTTTCTTCTGGATTATTAGGCTCTACCGGTGGTTCTACCGGAGGCTCTACCGGTGGTTCTACCGGAGGCTCTACCGGTGGTTCTACCGGTGGCTCTACCGGTGGTTCTACCGGAGGCTCTACCGGTGGTTCTACCGGAGGCTCTACCGGAGGCTCTACCGGTGGTTCTACCGGAGGCTCTACCGGAGGCTCTACCGGTGGTTCTACCGGAGGCTCTACCGGTGGTTCTACCGGTGGTTCTACCGGTGGTTCTACCGGTGGCTCTACCGGTGGTTCTACCGGTGGCTCTACAGGTGGTTCTACCGGTGGCTCTACCGGTGGTTCTACCGGTGGTTCTACCGGTGGCTCTACAGGTGGTTCTACCGGTGGCTCTACAGGTGGTTCTACCGGTGGCTCTACAGGTGGTTCTACCGGAGGCTCTACCGGTGGTTCTACCGGTGGCTCTACCGGTGGTTCTACAGGTGGTTCTAGTAATTCAACACTAATATTTCCGACTTGAAATGCGTCAAAATATTGTCCTACTTGAATAGTGAATTCTCCATTAGTAATAAGTCCTTCAGTTCCACTGTTACTAGAATCTCCCACAATAAAAGGTAGGCGAGGATCTAGTTTGTTTGTATTGTCTACTCCTTCAGGAAACAAATTAATGTTAATAGAACCACCACTAATACCACCGCTACTATCAATACTAAAATCACCATTTTCGATAGTATCAGTTATTTTTAGTGTACCTGCTGTTGTTATCTTAACACTGCCACCTGTTTGGTTACTGCTTCGAGTGTCAATGCTAGTGATTTCAATATCATTAGGAGTATTAACTAATACTGCACCACCATTACCATCAATTCCTGTTCCAGAAATTATTCCCGTTTTAATCGTACTTGTTTCCGAAGTAAGGGTAATATTACCTCCACGATTACCAGAAGTTACGATATTTTCTGTTTGAATGTTATTGATAGCACTAATCGTTATATCAAATCCATTACTTGTAATATTTTGACTGGAGAAATTATCAGAATCAAACATAGTTGGATTTTGAAGTACTAAATTGGTATTAAAAATTTGACTACCAATAGTCTTAATTAATCCTCCATTAAAATTAGTGAGATTGGCGGTGATCGATAAATTATTGAGTGGTTCAATAAAACCAATAGCATTATTAAGAAAAATATTGCTATTACCAGCATCTAAAGTTAAATTCTTACTACCATTGATTGTCCCAGTAATAGTAATATCAGCACCCTGATTACTTAAATTTGTAGTAGAAAGGGTAACGTCATTGCCTAACAAAACACCATCATTAATCGTTATTTTATTGCCTTGAGTAAGAATGTCAGCGTTAAGGATTGTTGTTGCCCCAGCACCAAAGATAGTTAGAGAAGCATCATCGTTGGCACTAATGCTATGATTAACAATAATATTTTTAGCCTGAAGAATTAAAGGATCATTAATTGTTGTGGGTTGATTAATTGAAATTACTCCCGATGTAGAATTTTGTCCCACAGTAATGCTTTTAAAGCCAGTAAAAATACTGAAAGCATTATTAATTCCAAAATTGTTACTAGGTTTTTGCAAAAATAAATTACCACCGCTAGAAGTAACTAAGCTATTGGGAGAAAAGATAATATTTGTTAAGTAAAGGAGCGTTAAATCATTAAATCCTGTATTGAGATTACCTTGAAATATTATACTTCCTTGATTACTCGTTAAATTTGTATTTTTGAAAATTTCTAAATTATTATAAGTTTGATCTTTTGTGGTAGTAACGTTACCATTTAAGATGGTACTACCTAAACTGTTCATTATTAGACTATTAGCGTTAACCGTTTTAAGTGTTGTTACACCTTGACTATTAGCGGTAATATCTCCTAAGGGTTGACTATTGCCAATAGCATCACCAAAGATAATATCGCCAATGCCACTATCGAGGCTGAAATTATATGTACCATTAACTGTACCTGTAATCTCTATATTTGCTCCTGAACTTCCTAAATCATTAGTGGCAAGACGGGCATTATTTCCTAAGATTACACTATCTCTGATGATAATTGGGCTATTTTGAGTGGTAATATCTGCGTTTAAGGTTGTGGTTGCACCTGAACCGATTATAGTTACAGGGGCATTACCTGTAGATAGAATATTTTTATCGATAAGAAGACTACTAGCTTGAAGGGTTAAAGGATTTTTGATCGAAAGTGGTTCACTAACAGTAATTTTACCAACTTGAAAACTTTCTCCCACAATCATCGAGCTAAATTCATCCATCGAGCTTAAATTGAGGATAGTTAAATTATTTCCATTACCGATAGTTATTTCATCGTTACTATTGGCATTTTTAAGAGAAAGTACTTTACCACCATAAAAGCCATTTTCGTCAAAAACAATACTGTCAGTGGCGGTAATATTGATGTTGTTATCTATTTCTCCTAAAGAACTTAAAAAATCACCGATAGTAATAGACCCATTATTGGTACTAAGATTAATTGTTCCTGCTAAATTAGTAATTGAACCTGCATCAATTTTTGTAACTGTTATATCTCCTGCCCCAGTTGAAATAAAGACATTACCACCTTTACCTTTGGTTGGATCTTCCACTTGTAAGTTAATAGACTCAGCGAAGATAGTATCAAGAATGGAAATAGAACCTTGTTGACTCTTAATCGTAATATTTCCAGCATCCCCCACGATTCCATTTTCAGGTGCATAGGAAGAAGTATCGATCCCGTTGATGGTAATATCATTTAGAGCATTAACTTCAACATCTCCAGCGTCACTTTTACCACTACTTGGATCAATGGTTTCTGTGGTAATAGAACCATCAGTGCTACTAACTATAATATTTCCACTTCCTAAACTACTATTGCCCTCTGAGGCAAGATTTCCCGTAACTATATTTCCTTTTGACTCAAGATTAATTGATCCTGCCGTGCCAACATTAGAATAGGATTCAATATTACCTGTTGAGATGACACCCTGTTGAGATGTTAATGTAACTGCACCTCCTGAAGATGAACCAAAAGTATTCAAATTCTTGGTCAAAATATCTCCTACGCTATCAATAGTAATAGTTTTACCTTCTCCATTACTTTCTGCTCGAATATTACTATCAATTTTGGTAATAGCTCCTGATTTTAATAGCAAATTACCACCAATGTTAATATCAATGGGATTAATATCTGAATCGAGATTTAAGAGACTCAAATTATTAATATCTGTGATACTGACATTCTTTGCACCTCCGATAGAGATAATATTTTGAAAATCATTATTTTTGGTTAAAGTAATATCACCTTCAGGTGTAGCATCTAAAAATGTTGTACCTGTAACTGTAATAAGATCAGATTGGATAATACCGGGGAGTTGAGCCGCTTGAAAACTAATACTAGGTGCTGGAGTTGTGATACTTAAATTTCCTTGAAAAGAACCATTTAAAGTAATAGCATCTCCTCCTGTAAATGCTGGTGCATCAAACCCTAAACCTCCTCCTCCTGTTTCACTGATAACTGTTAAGTTGCCATCTATATCTAGATTATATTTAGCGTTTGTCAAAACCTCAGATACATCAACAATTCCAATTTGAGTAATGATTAAATTCCCTAAACCATCATCGATGATACTGCCAGAATTAGTTTCAGCATTAATAATATTATCTGCATTTGTGAGTTTTTCGGCTGAAGGAGCTATGACTGTTTCTCCTGCAACTTGTACCTTCCCATTACCTGTTTGAATAACATTTCCTGTAGAATTTAAGGTGAATTTACCACCAATTAAAACTTCATCTAAAACAGTGCCAGTTAAATTGTTATTAGTAAAATTAACATTGGTTCTACTACCTTCGGTTATAGTTAAATTGGTATTTCCAGCTACCTTTAAAAAAGATAAATTATCTTGACGAATGGGTGCATTGGCGGTAATGGTCAAATCATTGCCAGATTCAATATTTGTTCCCTCTCCAGAAATTGTAACTGCCGGATATTGATCTGGATTATTAGTATTGGTTGTACCACTAAAAATTAAATTACCATTAATTGTATCAGCATTAAAGATTGAGACAGATCCGCCGTAATCTGGATCCACAGTACTAGAGATATTAACGGCATCAAATTGTTCTGATTTACCGATAAAAGTAATTGAGCCTGTACCTTCAATGGTAACACCTTCACCACTACGAGAGTTAGAGATATAAATACTTCCGCCATTACCGTTAATAGTAATGCCTTTACCAGAGTCACTTTGTCCTTCTAAAGTAATAGATTTTAATGTAGCAATTTCGGTATGACCTGAATCGAAGAATCCGTCACCAACATCAATAGGTTGAGATCGTATCGTAATACCATTACCATTTGTAGCTGTACCTTTTAAACGAATTTCGCCATCATAGCCAAAAATACTACTATTAATAATCTTAAGACCATCAGACATTCCATCATTAACATTACTATTACTGATTCCATTCATTGTAATAGTCCCAGTAGTATAAGTATTGATTAAGCTTCCGTTAATATTAATACCTGTTTTTCCTGTACCTGTTAGGGAAATTGCACCATCAGAAATTAATGAACTGGAGAAAATACCAACAGCATTACTAAAAGAGGTTGGTATATCAAGAGTTTTTACTTCAAGATTAAGATTTCCTACATTGGACTCAATAGTGGAAGAATTAATAAATATACCTGTTGCACTACTACCAAAATCGATGTTCCCATCCAATACTATATCTATATTTCCATCACCTGAAAGAATTGATGAATCAGAAACACCTATGCCAAAACGCAAATCTGTTGCGGATATGTTTATATTTCCATCACCTGAATCAATATTTGTGCTATTATTTATTCCAATAGAGTTGCTATTCACGGAGCCTACAGGTATATTAATATTTATCGCTCCGCCACCAGAAGCAATTTGGGAATTGTTAATTTCCATCCCTGTAGAATTTCCTTCACCGATTAGATTAATATCACCGCCTCCTGACTGAATAACGGTACTTTGTGGGTTATTGAGAATCCGAATAGAATGGGGTGAGAATGGAGCGTCATTTTTACCTTTTAAAGTAATTGAACCACCATTAGTAATTATGGAACTAGCTGTTGATATGGAATTACCAATCACTATACCATTATTGTTATTTCCTCCAGTTCCTCCTATCCCTTCGAAAAAAATATTTCCCGTGTCAGATTGTATATTACCAGAATCAATTACAATGCCAACATTCTCTCCCATTTCACTGATAGGATTAGTGTTGCTTCCGCCAGTACCTTTTAGAGTAATAGTACCATTGCCACTGGTAGTGAGACTTCCTCTTGATAAAACAATACCACTATAACCACTAGCATTTCCCCCTCCTAAATATCCTTGTCCAATGATATTAATATTTCCTCCACCAGCATCAATTTCACCACCAATAAAAACACCATTAGGATTAAAAATATTCGTGCCTACTGCGGCATCAAGAAGAGGATTTGAACCACCGCCGAGAATTACATTTCCACCATTAGTAATAATAGATGAGCCGAATTCAATAATAATTCCTCCCGCTTGATTGTTATCTGCATCAGCGTGAAAGACGACATTGAGAGACTCTCCTGACAAAGGAGTTGAGGGTTGTATTTTGCCATTGAAATATATATCGTTAGCCGCTTTTAAGGTTAAAGTTTTTCCTGTAGCTCTATAAAATAAATTTGCGTCTGCATTCCATGTTATATTACCCTCTTCACTCCCAGAATCTCCTGTGTATATCTTGACGTCTCCATCGACTAAAGCATCTCTAATTATACCCACTGATAAACTAGCACCCGTATCATTAGGTGTAAAGACATTATTTATGTCTTCATTTATCTCATTAATCACTTCTCCCAATGAATTATCGAGAATATTAATATTGTAAGGATCAATTAACCATTCTCCACCTGTGCCATTAGTTGCACCCACATCAGGCACTGTGTTGATCGAAAATGATTTTAAACCACTGGTTTCAATAAATCCACCATCCCCTGAAATCAAGCCACCTTTTGCCGTTAATTGACCATCAACTCCTAGATAATCACTGGCAAAGGCGATAACCTCTCCCCCATTACCCCTTAAGTTGGCATCAGCATTCACAGTAGAATTTTTATCAATAACGGTAATTTGAGCATTGGGAATTGTGCCTTTTCCTTGACGCTCACCACCTAATAAAACTTTACCGCCCCCTAAATCACCACTCGCAGAGATTTCACCATCAATCACCCCAACTTTATCCCCTAATACCGTTACTTCTCCCCCTTTATTTGCCGATGAAGTACTAATTTTTCCTGATGCAATGACAATTCCCGTTTCATTAGGGATATTACTTTTAGCCACTTGTACTTGATTATTTTCAACCATGACATTCCCCGTTGTCACACCACTATTATTTGCCCCTGTTAATAGAGTTGGTAAATCTTGAGGGGTGAAGCCTAATAAATTTCCTTGCTCATCTTTCGGGATATCAAGCTCTAAGCTCAATAAACTACCTTCAGGAGTTATTTTTACCCTTGATGTACCTTTAACCGCCTGTATGTTGATTTTCCCTTGGGCAGTTTCGATTGTACCTGTATTGATGATATTAGCCGCAAAAAGATTGATGTTATTTCCTTGTGCTACTTTTAAATCCCCCGCGTTGATAATACTTCCTGATTGTTGAGTGTTGAAAATAAAGTTAGTAGGATTACCCGTTAAATTTTGATAGTCATTATTGCCAATGGCGTTTAAAATTCCGTTACTAAAGCCAATACCTGTAGCGGTAGTAGCGGTAAAATCTGCTGG encodes the following:
- a CDS encoding Calx-beta domain-containing protein; translation: MTVLKVFDLDSPTNIIEQPFNSEQFSDANSLSWDIANISDTEDFISEFDAMASESFTNVNDIQENPLVIVQLGASSVRLNHAFLEVLAKDYAYRNWSDTSKNELELQNSVYNVNKIPYKVDKIWDDKNTGFFAVGLTAPNEPSILAIKGSANSLDFLDDTNPRGVGFNQFNSNKDSVADWLNAKSQVITTTPYITGHSLGGALSQWIASYSTSINRFPLAEVVTFNAPGISPSVNIDGKNYGSNSFKPENVKNGVTHYVTATDVVSLAGLNYINGDFQLFQYTVRPGFIIGPHTNPLLASSIGSKQKPSDGVLRQQSFSSLNSPNFNYNSNIDHILVRIAMAYIPAVGPTIAKSLGSRAGAESLRTGAGIGINAVIKALSFINDNIFNALINGGSSAFNAISDWSIDGWKSVSLWTGDTWKKVSNWTTDAWDSTKNFTTDAWNKVTDIVTDIGNTTINSINFITDQTITIFKKIIPFFSLQTFSDELLGNGEANTTFNDNSKVEVSIRISQPSDQVISLEYNTADNTAIEGKDYVASSGILTFLPGETEKQIPVELLNFDTWQDGKTFDIQLGNPENILLLLDDEITVTVNPNNSPLVFNSISAQEVEVNDLFVLEIPDGTFIDENISEGDDLTYTTTLPDGTNLPSWLVFDPFLLL
- a CDS encoding CHAT domain-containing protein, with protein sequence MVKKVSLIVAIVSIFTLLDSSFANSQEISIDGNTATIVTKNGERIVIDGNTLSRDGKNLFHSFKEFGLTNQQIATFLTNPNIQNILTRVTGGNPSYINGLIEVVGGNSNLFLMNPAGVVFGQGASLNVPADFTATTATGIGFSNGILNAIGNNDYQNLTGNPTNFIFNTQQSGSIINAGDLKVAQGNNINLFAANIINTGTIETAQGKINIQAVKGTSRVKITPEGSLLSLELDIPKDEQGNLLGFTPQDLPTLLTGANNSGVTTGNVMVENNQVQVAKSNIPNETGIVIASGKISTSSANKGGEVTVLGDKVGVIDGEISASGDLGGGKVLLGGERQGKGTIPNAQITVIDKNSTVNADANLRGNGGEVIAFASDYLGVDGQLTAKGGLISGDGGFIETSGLKSFSINTVPDVGATNGTGGEWLIDPYNINILDNSLGEVINEINEDINNVFTPNDTGASLSVGIIRDALVDGDVKIYTGDSGSEEGNITWNADANLFYRATGKTLTLKAANDIYFNGKIQPSTPLSGESLNVVFHADADNNQAGGIIIEFGSSIITNGGNVILGGGSNPLLDAAVGTNIFNPNGVFIGGEIDAGGGNINIIGQGYLGGGNASGYSGIVLSRGSLTTSGNGTITLKGTGGSNTNPISEMGENVGIVIDSGNIQSDTGNIFFEGIGGTGGNNNNGIVIGNSISTASSIITNGGSITLKGKNDAPFSPHSIRILNNPQSTVIQSGGGDINLIGEGNSTGMEINNSQIASGGGAININIPVGSVNSNSIGINNSTNIDSGDGNINISATDLRFGIGVSDSSILSGDGNIDIVLDGNIDFGSSATGIFINSSTIESNVGNLNLEVKTLDIPTSFSNAVGIFSSSLISDGAISLTGTGKTGININGSLINTYTTGTITMNGISNSNVNDGMSDGLKIINSSIFGYDGEIRLKGTATNGNGITIRSQPIDVGDGFFDSGHTEIATLKSITLEGQSDSGKGITINGNGGSIYISNSRSGEGVTIEGTGSITFIGKSEQFDAVNISSTVDPDYGGSVSIFNADTINGNLIFSGTTNTNNPDQYPAVTISGEGTNIESGNDLTITANAPIRQDNLSFLKVAGNTNLTITEGSRTNVNFTNNNLTGTVLDEVLIGGKFTLNSTGNVIQTGNGKVQVAGETVIAPSAEKLTNADNIINAETNSGSIIDDGLGNLIITQIGIVDVSEVLTNAKYNLDIDGNLTVISETGGGGLGFDAPAFTGGDAITLNGSFQGNLSITTPAPSISFQAAQLPGIIQSDLITVTGTTFLDATPEGDITLTKNNDFQNIISIGGAKNVSITDINNLSLLNLDSDINPIDINIGGNLLLKSGAITKIDSNIRAESNGEGKTITIDSVGDILTKNLNTFGSSSGGAVTLTSQQGVISTGNIESYSNVGTAGSINLESKGNIVTGNLASEGNSSLGSGNIIVSSTDGSITTETIDPSSGKSDAGDVEVNALNDITINGIDTSSYAPENGIVGDAGNITIKSQQGSISILDTIFAESINLQVEDPTKGKGGNVFISTGAGDITVTKIDAGSITNLAGTINLSTNNGSITIGDFLSSLGEIDNNINITATDSIVFDENGFYGGKVLSLKNANSNDEITIGNGNNLTILNLSSMDEFSSMIVGESFQVGKITVSEPLSIKNPLTLQASSLLIDKNILSTGNAPVTIIGSGATTTLNADITTQNSPIIIRDSVILGNNARLATNDLGSSGANIEITGTVNGTYNFSLDSGIGDIIFGDAIGNSQPLGDITANSQGVTTLKTVNANSLIMNSLGSTILNGNVTTTKDQTYNNLEIFKNTNLTSNQGSIIFQGNLNTGFNDLTLLYLTNIIFSPNSLVTSSGGNLFLQKPSNNFGINNAFSIFTGFKSITVGQNSTSGVISINQPTTINDPLILQAKNIIVNHSISANDDASLTIFGAGATTILNADILTQGNKITINDGVLLGNDVTLSTTNLSNQGADITITGTINGSKNLTLDAGNSNIFLNNAIGFIEPLNNLSITANLTNFNGGLIKTIGSQIFNTNLVLQNPTMFDSDNFSSQNITSNGFDITISAINNIQTENIVTSGNRGGNITLTSETSTIKTGIISGTGIDGNGGAVLVNTPNDIEITSIDTRSSNQTGGSVKITTAGTLKITDTIENGDFSIDSSGGISGGSININLFPEGVDNTNKLDPRLPFIVGDSSNSGTEGLITNGEFTIQVGQYFDAFQVGNISVELLEPPVEPPVEPPVEPPVEPPVEPPVEPPVEPPVEPPVEPPVEPPVEPPVEPPVEPPVEPPVEPPVEPPVEPPVEPPVEPPVEPPVEPPVEPPVEPPVEPPVEPPVEPPVEPPVEPPVEPPVEPPVEPPVEPPVEPPVEPPVEPPVEPPVEPNNPEETNNQSDSDSQKRLLVSNPDNAVIRADDISSSRINNSNETTPIYRIDQAQEILTTIEKETGEKPAFIYVNFTPKGYQPSDLEEEFARREIGNTQEYRKININKPNLKPSIELKPSQEDQLDLLIVTKKGQPLRIVVPITRQQIVESATNLWSTASDNFALNGDYKPYATELYSWLIAPIEDRLKEEKISNLLFILPSEIRFIPVAALYDGNSQEFLVEKYSSGLAPSLNLNDNRYRPIKDLSLLAMGASQFADNQINPLPGVSVEVPTIKKVWNEQATEDYQRYLNNNFTLEEIKQNLASKPFGIVHFGTHGEFNANETTNSFIQLYNSRLPLNDINSLGLNSPLVELMVLSACETAFGNNIAELGFAGLAVKAGVKTAMGSVWQVSDTGTLALMTDFYGQLKTQSTKAESLRQAQLNMLKGKIYKTEDGNEIITPELEVSLDGLPENSRQKEDFSHPFYWAPFTMIGNPW